From Echinicola soli, a single genomic window includes:
- a CDS encoding Mrp/NBP35 family ATP-binding protein, with amino-acid sequence MIISKEKVLKALSTVEDPDLKKDLVTLGMIQDVVAEGNKLSFKVVLTTPACPLKELIKNNCKEALVKEFGEELELDITMTSNVTTVRDNAPLLPKVKNIIAIASGKGGVGKSTCSANLAVALAKTGAKVGLVDADISGPSIPVMFNVEGEQPAVKQENGKNIIIPIEQYGVKLMSIGFLTPADSAVVWRGPMASSALKQFIGDVEWGELDYLLIDLPPGTSDIHLTMVQTVPVTGAVIVTTPQKVALADATKGLSMFKQPQINVPVLGVVENMAYFTPEELPNNKYYLFGKEGGQRLARKHDVPFLGEIPIVQSIRESGDTGYPAVLKEGITQKAFSDLAETMARQIAIRNAEKNKTKVVQVNT; translated from the coding sequence ATGATCATTAGTAAAGAAAAGGTACTTAAGGCCCTCTCCACCGTGGAAGACCCCGATCTTAAAAAAGACCTGGTCACACTTGGCATGATCCAGGATGTGGTGGCAGAAGGGAATAAATTGAGTTTTAAGGTGGTACTTACCACTCCTGCTTGTCCTCTCAAAGAGCTGATCAAAAACAATTGTAAAGAAGCCTTGGTCAAGGAGTTTGGTGAGGAGTTGGAATTGGATATTACCATGACTTCCAATGTCACCACCGTGAGGGACAATGCACCATTGCTCCCCAAAGTAAAAAACATCATCGCCATCGCCTCTGGCAAAGGTGGCGTCGGCAAGTCCACCTGCTCGGCCAATCTTGCCGTGGCACTGGCCAAAACCGGTGCTAAAGTCGGCTTAGTGGATGCAGACATTTCTGGCCCTTCCATTCCCGTGATGTTTAACGTGGAAGGTGAACAGCCGGCCGTAAAGCAGGAAAACGGGAAAAACATCATCATTCCAATCGAGCAATACGGCGTAAAGCTGATGTCCATCGGTTTTCTGACACCAGCAGACAGTGCGGTGGTCTGGAGAGGCCCCATGGCCAGCTCTGCCCTGAAGCAATTCATTGGGGATGTAGAATGGGGTGAGTTGGATTATTTATTGATCGATTTGCCTCCCGGCACTTCAGACATTCACCTTACCATGGTGCAAACAGTACCCGTCACAGGTGCTGTCATCGTGACCACCCCACAAAAAGTTGCGTTGGCAGATGCTACAAAAGGTTTGTCCATGTTTAAGCAACCCCAAATAAACGTTCCCGTTTTAGGTGTTGTGGAAAATATGGCTTATTTTACACCTGAAGAGTTACCGAACAATAAGTATTACCTTTTCGGTAAAGAAGGGGGGCAGCGATTGGCCAGAAAGCATGACGTCCCCTTCTTAGGAGAAATCCCTATCGTACAGAGCATTAGGGAAAGTGGAGACACCGGTTACCCTGCAGTTCTGAAAGAGGGAATTACTCAAAAGGCATTTTCCGATCTTGCCGAAACAATGGCAAGACAGATCGCGATCAGAAATGCAGAAAAAAATAAAACCAAGGTAGTACAAGTAAATACCTAG
- a CDS encoding NifU family protein — protein MESELIEKIENALDTIRPYLEADGGNVKIVDLTDEMVLQLELTGTCSSCPMSTMTLKAGVEEAVKKAIPEINRVEAINISVSE, from the coding sequence ATGGAATCAGAACTAATCGAAAAAATAGAAAATGCACTGGATACCATCCGCCCTTACTTGGAAGCGGATGGTGGCAATGTGAAAATTGTTGACCTTACAGACGAGATGGTTTTGCAGCTCGAGTTGACGGGGACCTGCAGTTCTTGTCCCATGTCTACCATGACACTAAAGGCCGGTGTGGAAGAGGCCGTCAAAAAGGCCATACCTGAAATAAACAGAGTGGAAGCTATCAATATTTCCGTTTCGGAATAA
- a CDS encoding T9SS-dependent choice-of-anchor J family protein, with protein MEQKQMEALGIFGSKEYFEAWMEDKIQDRKGANLRTAEDEVRVIPVVVHVIHNGEQLGQGANIPQSQIEAQIRILNEDYSRTNTDAANTLAAFQPIAANANIQFVLAKQDPRGLPTDGINRVQGPQTSYRLSDAIILSQSSYWDAEEYLNIWVAPLETINLGWSSFPISDLQGLDYPPTAKETDGVTIDYEYFGEGGNAIASSRGRTATHEVGHFLGLRHIWGDGGCDVDDFVTDTPDQNGSNIGCQTDRTTCGTLDMIQNYMDYTPDACMNLFTQGQLERMDVVLANSPRRISLVNGRATQAPQVVAQDLALETILAPKDFVCSNTITPQVSVYNAGTDLLTGAELAISLDGQVLELKSFSFELNQGDTEILAFDPIQVANSGNDFEVTIITVNGGADENSANNTLFTSPVIQPNLSLPYNYASGDFDEAWTVKNEDEALTWESMELTLDGQSVDAVGLNFYNYETSGATDYLISPQINLAQFPNAQLVFDMAYARYPEEGLDDQLIIGVSTDCGNTFDLLSPPYQKSQVSLETAAASTAEFIPNAASDFRTEVIDLSQFAENGNVRIAFITINGFGNNLFIKNIRINAAQETNYSFSIDQLVSPSPLPDGSQENDVVRLTNTGELAINTLLVDRVLNGFAQSTLTLEDMNIAPDEQVNIELPSLLTDELNGMEYRLHSPNYDQNAGNEQQINRFFYQNAESVEVPWRQYFDNLLQLAPWITVNPENGQPAWEVVAKEGALNDNLAVLQNQSSGNTYWLGSPLMDLSNTSRASIFFDRAASGITNNTRLKVMLSLDGGQTFEHQVLIYEGETLNTIIGDSPVNPTTESEFVKEFVNLSDFTGNGSEKIRIAFVVENGTDATNPIYLDNVELFLSDDPDPVYPTNGDAILYPNPATDIFSLAFNLQQREDVRIQVISTSGQVAHDVVYPGTLNQTYHLSTALFSPGVFIIKIQSETLSLTKRLIIQ; from the coding sequence GTGGAACAAAAGCAAATGGAAGCCTTGGGGATTTTTGGTTCGAAGGAATATTTTGAAGCCTGGATGGAAGATAAGATCCAGGACAGAAAAGGTGCCAATCTAAGAACTGCTGAAGACGAAGTGAGGGTCATTCCCGTGGTCGTGCACGTGATCCACAATGGAGAACAGCTCGGACAAGGTGCCAACATCCCCCAATCACAAATAGAGGCGCAAATCCGCATCCTCAATGAAGACTACAGCCGCACCAATACCGATGCGGCCAATACACTGGCAGCATTCCAGCCTATAGCTGCCAATGCCAATATCCAGTTCGTACTGGCCAAGCAGGATCCCAGAGGACTTCCCACAGATGGCATCAACCGTGTACAGGGTCCCCAAACAAGTTATAGGCTGAGTGATGCTATCATTTTAAGCCAATCCTCTTATTGGGACGCTGAAGAATACTTAAATATATGGGTTGCCCCTTTGGAAACCATTAACCTGGGATGGTCTTCCTTTCCCATTTCGGATTTGCAAGGGCTTGATTATCCTCCTACTGCAAAAGAAACGGATGGTGTAACGATAGACTACGAATATTTCGGGGAAGGTGGCAATGCCATCGCTTCTTCCAGGGGTCGGACTGCTACCCATGAAGTCGGTCACTTTTTAGGACTCAGACATATTTGGGGAGATGGTGGATGTGATGTGGATGACTTCGTAACCGACACCCCTGACCAAAACGGCTCCAATATCGGCTGTCAAACCGACAGAACTACCTGCGGTACCTTGGACATGATCCAAAATTATATGGATTATACACCTGATGCTTGCATGAACCTCTTTACCCAAGGGCAATTGGAGCGAATGGATGTGGTCCTGGCCAATAGTCCGCGGCGGATTTCCCTGGTCAATGGACGTGCCACACAAGCACCTCAGGTCGTGGCACAGGATCTGGCACTGGAAACGATCCTTGCCCCGAAAGATTTTGTTTGCTCCAACACCATTACTCCCCAAGTCAGTGTTTATAACGCAGGCACCGACCTACTGACAGGTGCGGAATTGGCCATCAGCCTCGACGGCCAAGTTCTGGAACTAAAGTCGTTTAGCTTTGAGCTTAACCAAGGAGATACCGAGATCCTTGCATTTGACCCCATTCAGGTAGCTAATTCAGGCAACGATTTTGAAGTAACTATCATTACTGTCAATGGTGGGGCGGATGAGAACAGTGCCAATAATACCCTTTTCACTTCACCTGTTATCCAGCCCAACCTCTCCTTGCCCTACAACTATGCCTCCGGGGATTTCGATGAGGCATGGACCGTAAAAAATGAGGACGAGGCACTTACATGGGAATCAATGGAGCTCACCTTGGATGGTCAGTCGGTGGATGCTGTAGGGTTAAATTTCTACAATTATGAAACCAGCGGCGCGACCGATTACCTGATCTCACCACAGATCAACCTTGCCCAATTCCCAAATGCCCAACTGGTCTTCGATATGGCTTATGCACGGTATCCTGAGGAAGGCTTGGACGATCAATTGATCATTGGCGTATCCACCGACTGTGGCAATACCTTTGACCTGTTAAGCCCTCCTTATCAAAAGTCCCAAGTAAGCCTGGAAACAGCTGCCGCTTCTACGGCTGAATTTATACCAAACGCCGCGAGTGACTTTCGAACAGAAGTGATTGACCTGAGCCAATTTGCCGAAAACGGTAATGTCCGCATTGCATTTATCACCATCAACGGGTTTGGCAACAACCTGTTTATCAAGAATATTCGAATCAATGCCGCACAGGAAACCAATTACAGCTTTAGCATCGATCAATTGGTTAGTCCTTCGCCACTCCCGGATGGCAGTCAGGAAAATGACGTGGTCCGCTTAACCAATACAGGAGAACTAGCTATCAACACCCTGCTGGTGGATCGCGTGCTCAATGGCTTTGCCCAAAGTACCTTGACACTGGAAGACATGAACATTGCTCCTGATGAGCAAGTGAACATCGAGCTGCCCTCCTTGCTTACAGATGAGCTGAATGGAATGGAATATCGACTCCACTCCCCCAACTATGATCAAAATGCAGGCAATGAACAGCAAATTAATCGCTTCTTCTACCAAAACGCCGAATCTGTTGAAGTTCCTTGGAGGCAGTATTTCGATAATTTGCTCCAACTGGCCCCTTGGATTACGGTCAACCCGGAAAACGGCCAGCCCGCTTGGGAAGTGGTAGCCAAAGAAGGTGCCCTAAATGACAACCTTGCTGTCCTTCAAAACCAATCAAGCGGAAACACCTATTGGCTGGGATCACCGCTGATGGACCTGAGCAATACCAGCAGGGCCAGTATTTTCTTTGACCGTGCAGCAAGTGGGATTACCAACAATACACGATTAAAAGTTATGCTGAGCCTGGACGGTGGCCAAACCTTTGAGCATCAAGTGCTCATTTATGAAGGAGAAACCTTAAACACCATTATCGGCGACAGCCCTGTAAATCCAACTACTGAAAGCGAGTTTGTCAAAGAGTTCGTCAATCTTTCTGATTTTACAGGCAATGGTAGCGAAAAAATCAGGATTGCCTTTGTGGTAGAAAACGGCACTGATGCCACCAACCCTATCTACTTGGACAATGTCGAATTATTCCTTTCGGATGATCCAGATCCAGTCTACCCGACCAATGGTGATGCTATCCTCTATCCCAATCCAGCCACGGATATTTTCAGCTTGGCGTTTAACCTCCAACAGCGTGAAGACGTGCGGATTCAGGTCATCAGCACCAGCGGCCAAGTAGCCCATGATGTGGTTTACCCTGGCACACTGAACCAAACCTATCATTTAAGCACTGCACTATTTTCCCCAGGAGTGTTCATCATCAAAATCCAGAGCGAAACACTATCGCTCACCAAAAGGCTAATTATTCAGTAG